A genomic segment from Spinacia oleracea cultivar Varoflay chromosome 3, BTI_SOV_V1, whole genome shotgun sequence encodes:
- the LOC130469707 gene encoding uncharacterized protein, whose product MVNTRRARRPSPIRHPSSTQSPSQRRSSASRHVDDQLRHGPVMSSRHDHVLESIHASDLQPHGEVERPLPVTQEDLRRLAEQFNDTLERILSVAVLNLRDGNEGPSRPRGQPRSSVEVLAQRETRSCIQPTRSTLSTRGPPWSERDPELPLNPPRHTGGHRTSRSLPPPPQRHGRSDARNMIVQRRLRRGELDAREIINSRRSEGRQGDVGGGGEVSAHSQHESSRRSLDYPRHSLTPVEPPRSQHGSSRERDQEENSITSGRRADRHTQTGREPPRTGRREPTPLEIRCSSATSAS is encoded by the coding sequence ATGGTGAACACCAGACGTGCTCGACGACCGTCACCTATTCGACATCCCTCATCTACCCAGTCACCCTCTCAAAGAAGGTCCTCGGCCTCCAGACATGTCGACGATCAGCTGCGTCATGGTCCAGTGATGTCCTCTCGACACGATCACGTGCTCGAGTCGATCCATGCCAGCGACCTGCAGCCTCATGGAGAAGTCGAGAGACCTTTGCCCGTCACACAGGAAGACTTAAGGAGACTGGCTGAACAATTCAACGACACTTTAGAGCGCATCCTCAGTGTCGCCGTGTTGAACCTCCGGGATGGTAATGAAGGTCCATCTCGACCCAGAGGACAACCAAGGTCATCGGTGGAGGTCCTAGCCCAGCGGGAGACAAGATCATGCATCCAGCCCACCAGAAGCACGCTCTCTACGAGAGGCCCTCCTTGGTCCGAAAGAGACCCTGAACTACCACTGAATCCTCCTCGACACACAGGGGGACATCGAACATCGAGAAGCCTCCCCCCGCCACCCCAGAGGCATGGCCGAAGCGATGCTCGAAATATGATTGTCCAACGAAGACTCAGGAGAGGTGAGCTTGACGCCCGCGAAATCATCAACTCTCGAAGAAGCGAGGGGAGACAGGGAGAtgtcgggggggggggggaggtctCTGCTCACTCTCAACATGAGAGTTCAAGAAGATCCCTTGATTATCCTCGACACTCCCTCACCCCAGTGGAACCCCCAAGATCTCAACACGGATCCTCTCGAGAACGAGATCAAGAAGAAAACTCAATCACATCTGGAAGAAGAGCGGATAGACACACCCAAACAGGGAGAGAACCTCCTCGGACCGGGAGACGGGAACCAACCCCCCTCGAGATAAGGTGCAGCTCGGCAACCTCAGCTTCCTAA
- the LOC130469708 gene encoding uncharacterized protein: MDAYKARMTVQTGDEAAWCRFFPATLKGMALSWFSGLSAGIITRFSVLEALFESQFIAGQVYKKTSMYLMSVRQQPNESLKEYIKRFNDESLNIPNLQDSVAFTALMTGLKAGSRFLWVLADEQISTLPQAMVRAQRYIQSAEICNPSAETDLKRKKEVVGREKEKKPKETDNGNDPRYNSNRREIYLDIKEKSLLPSPTPIRTPASKRDKSLWCEFHKECGHTTKDCRELKRALDRLADEGKLNKYLKGSPSDKKQDNKGSNAHSDHTEGYVGVIAGGLASGGLTGNARKIHLHALTHRILDVEASSPDLKCPTITFQEDPSRTIRALHDDPLVVGIKVANRTVKRVLIDSGSSADILTLECLERLRYKKSDLTDISQPLVGFGGQSVYPVGMIKLPVRIGEKGKQRSLPIDFMVVDTPLPYNIIVGRPLLNKIKASISTYQLLLQYETDSGVVRNSTGISGLLDNVTTTASRMRKIQSRAQNPL; the protein is encoded by the coding sequence ATGGATGCCTACAAGGCCCGAATGACTGTCCAAACAGGAGATGAAGCGGCATGGTGCAGGTTCTTTCCTGCCACTCTCAAAGGGATGGCTCTCTCATGGTTCTCTGGGCTATCGGCCGGTATCATCACGAGGTTCTCAGTGCTCGAAGCTCTATTCGAATCACAATTCATTGCCGGACAAGTATACAAGAAGACCAGTATGTATCTCATGTCCGTCCGACAGCAACCAAACGAAAGCCTCAAGGAATACATCAAGAGATTCAATGACGAGTCCTtgaacataccaaacttgcaagATTCCGTTGCCTTCACCGCGCTCATGACCGGGCTAAAGGCAGGAAGTCGATTCCTTTGGGTCTTGGCCGACGAGCAAATATCTACTCTGCCCCAAGCAATGGTCCGGGCACAGAGATACATTCAATCCGCGGAAATCTGCAATCCATCGGCCGAAACTGACCTTAAGAGAAAAAAAGAGGTCGTCGGACGAGAAAAAGAGAAGAAGCCCAAAGAGACTGACAATGGAAATGACCCTCGGTACAACAGTAACAGGAGGGAGATATACCTTGACATCAAGGAAAAGTCATTGCTGCCAAGTCCAACCCCGATCAGGACCCCCGCGTCCAAAAGAGACAAGAGCCTCTGGTGTGAGTTCCACAAAGAGTGCGGACACACCACCAAGGACTGTCGAGAATTGAAAAGGGCCTTGGACAGACTCGCCGACGAAGGAAAGTTAAACAAATATTTGAAGGGTTCACCCTCTGACAAGAAGCAAGATAACAAGGGATCAAATGCCCATAGTGACCATACCGAAGGATATGTTGGGGTGATAGCTGGGGGTCTCGCGTCTGGCGGCCTAACCGGCAACGCCAGAAAAATACACTTGCACGCTCTAACCCATCGGATCCTCGATGTCGAAGCATCCTCCCCAGATCTAAAATGTCCAACAATAACGTTCCAAGAGGACCCCTCTCGAACTATCCGTGCCCTGCATGATGATCCCCTAGTTGTCGGGATTAAGGTGGCCAACCGAACAGTAAAAAGAGTATTGATCGATAGTGGAAGCTCGGCTGACATCCTAACTCTTGAATGTCTCGAGAGGCTACGTTACAAGAAAAGTGACCTCACCGACATCAGCCAACCCCTCGTGGGATTCGGTGGTCAATCAGTATACCCCGTCGGCATGATCAAACTTCCCGTCCGTATCggagaaaaaggaaaacaaagaagCCTTCCCATAGACTTCATGGTCGTCGATACACCCTTGCCTTACAACATAATAGTGGGAAGGCCTCTGCTGAACAAAATCAAGGCTTCCATCTCAACCTACCAACTCCTTCTCCAATATGAAACAGACAGCGGGGTAGTCAGAAACTCTACGGGGATCAGCGGTCTGCTCGACAATGTTACAACAACAGCTTCAAGaatgagaaaaattcaatcccgAGCACAGAACCCCCTCTGA